The Stigmatella aurantiaca DW4/3-1 genome contains the following window.
ACATCCCCCGAGAGCGTGGCCCCGGGGCGAAGCTCCGCGGTGAGCTTCAGCGTCTGCCCATCCTCCACGTTCACCTGCTGCCGGTCCGAGGGCTGGTAATCCGGATGGGAAGCCACCATCCAGTAGGAGCCCGTGGGGAGGCCGCGCATGGGCACCACACCATCCGGACCGGAAGGCCGGTCACTGCGGAAGATGCCCTGGGATTCGATCCAGAGGACGACATCGGCGCCCTCGACCCGCCGGCCCTCGGCGCTCACCGTGATCTCCATGGCGGCGGCAGGCTCCAGCTCCAACCGCACATTGGACGCGGGCGCCGTCACCTTGAGCCGCCCCCCACCCCACTCCGAGTGGTGCGCGTGCAGCTCGTACAATCCCGGCGTCGGCACCTGGGCGGAGAAGTGACCGTCCGCATCCGCCAGCACCGCGTCCCCCGTGGGCTGGACCAGCACCGAGACACCCGGGGCCGGCCGGCCATACTCGTCCATCACCTGGCCGGAGATGAGGGTCGCCCGCGCCATCTCCAACTCCAGGGACGTCTCTCCCGCCTTCACGCGCGCGGGCAACTCCACATCCCGGAAGCCCTCCGCGTGGCCCACCAGCGTGTAGTCCCCCACGCCCAGCGGGCCCAGCTCCACGAGCGCTCCCGTCTGCACCTTCTCGTGGCGAATCACCTCGCCCTTGTTGGTGCGCAGCGTCACCTCGGGTTGCGGCACGGGCTCTCCCGCCTCGTCCACCACGGTGACGAACAACCGGCCCGCCTCCTCCAGCTCCAGCGTCACCTGCGTCACGGCCTCGTCCAGGGTGACGATGCGCGGCACGGACCCCAGGCTCCCCGCCTCCGCCGTGACCACGACCTCGTCCGGAAACAGGCCAGTGAACCGCGCGGGCGCGCCTTCCGCACGGGCTTGCCGCGCGAGGTGATCCGCCTTCAGCCGCACCGTGGCGGCCGCGGGCGCGCCGTCCCGCGTCACCCGGACCTCCAGCGTCCGGGCGGGGCTCAACCGCAGGCGCACCGTCTGGGGTCCCGCCTCCACCTGGGGCGCCACCGCGGGCAGGAACCCCGCGGCACTGGCCAGCACGTAGAAGGGCCCTTCGCCCAGCCCATCCAGCGTGAACAACCCCTCCCCCGCAGCCTTCGCCTCATAGGGCAAAGCCGTGCGGCGGGACACCGCGTGGATGCGGGCGCCCGGCACCGGCCGGCCCGCGTCGTCCACCACCTGGCCATGAATGGTGCGCAGCGCGGGCAGGTACAGCTCCACTGCCTCACCGGGAGCGGCCCGCTCGCGCATCGCCGCGCCGAACCCCGGGGCCTTCGCCCACACCGAGAACGAAACGCCCGCCAGACGGTCGAAGCGGAACTTCCCTTCCGCATCCGTGCGCACCGTGGCCCGGGGCGTGAGAAAGCCTTGTTGCTGCTCAAAGAAGGCCAGGGCGTGGAGGCTGCTCTCGTGGGCCGGACAGGCCAGCAGCGCTTGCCCACACTCATCGCAGCGCACGGAGGTGATCGTCTTCTGGGCACTCGCCGCGAGGAAGACCTCGGCATCGGAGACGGGACGGCCGGAGGGATCCAGCACCCGGCCGGTGAGCGTGAGCCCCTCGGCCTCGCCCGAGGACACCTCCACCGATTGAAACTCCGGAAGGGCCCGGGACGCGGGCGCCGGGAGGGACGTGACGTCCCTCGACGAGGAGGGGTCGGCACTGGGCCAGAGCAGGGCCACGCACACGACCGCCAGGACGGACGACGCCCCTATGAAGAGCCATTTCCGCATTGGATGCCGGGCGGGACCTTACCCTGCGCCGGCAGGGGGAACCTTCCTTCTTTCCAGGAAATTCCCCACCGTGCAATTAAGAATACTTCACTGAATCCACGGGAGCGCCGGAGGCATCTTCTGTCTCAAGGAGAAGCTCGATGGCATCCGTGAAAGCAATCATCGGAAGCGCGCTGGGACGGTTTGTTTTCCATGACGCCTCCGTGGTGGGCATCCGCGACGTGGCACCCCGGTTTCGGCGGGTCGACCTTGAGGGCCCGGCGCTCCAGGGCATCCGCTGGGAAGCAGGCGACAAGGTCCAGGTCTTCCTGCCCGAGACCGGCATGCGGACCTACACGCCCCTTTCCTGGGACGCGCAAAAGGGCGCCACGGCGTTCCTCATCTACCTCCACGGAGAGGCCCCGGGAGCGGTGTGGGGACGGACACTCCAGCAAGGCACGCGGGTCCAGTTCTTTGGGCCCCGGCGCTCCGTGTCCCTGGGCGATTCCTCCGCGCCCCTCCTCTTCTTCGGGGACGAGACCTCGTTCGGGGTGGCCCATGCGCTCAAGCAGGCCCACGCCCAGCGCGACCTGACGTGCGTCTTTGAAGTCACGCGGCGCGCCGACTGCGCGGAGGCGCTGCGCGAGTTCGGCTTCGAGGACTCGGACGTCGAACGCTCGGCGGGCGACGCGCACCTGGCCGAGGTCCACGAGCGGCTCAAAGGCGTGCTCCAGGCGCGCAAGGAGGCCCGTCTGGTACTGACGGGCAAGGCCCAGTCCATCCAAGCCCTCCGGGCGCGGCTTCGGTCCGAGGGCCTCCCCTCTCCCACCCAGGTCAAGGCGTATTGGTCTGTCGGGAAAACAGGTTTGGATTGATTTTCAAAGAATTCATGTTATCGCGCGTCTTTCGGGTGAGGCAGTCCCACGAAAGGCGGTGCACTGGTGAGTCAACGATCCCTGAGGCAAGCACACCGGCGGTTCCCCCACGGTTTGAAAGCAGCCAGCCTGGCTTTGCTGTGGCCACTCTGGACACCGCAGGCACTGGCCGCCACGCCCCCTTCGGACTACGTGAACGCGCTGCGCGGGAGTAATTCCGGCGGTGCGTACTCCCGGGGCAACACGTTCCCGGCGGCAGCGGTGCCCTTCGGCTTCAACTTCTGGACGCCGATGACCGATGCGAACTCGAAGAGCTGGATCTACGACTACACCCGGAGCGCGATCCAGGCCTTCACCATCAGCCACATGCCGAGCCCCTGGATGAGCGATCGCCAGACGTTCCAGGTCATGCCCCAGTCGGGCGCGGTGACCGTGGATCGCGCGGCCCGGGGCGCGGCCTTCAGCCACGCGAACGAAACGGCCAAGGCGCACCACTACAGCGTGAAGTTCAACAGCGGCCTCCAGACCGAGATCGCTCCGACGGACCACGGGGCGTCCTGGCAGTTCACCTTTCCGGGCACGGCGTCCTACCTGCTGTTCGACACCGCGGACGGCATCGGCGGCTCGATCTCCATCGACCGGACCAACGGCGTCGTCTCTGGCTACACGGACCACTCGACCGGCTGGGGCCCCGCGCCCCGCATGTTCTTCTACGCGAAGTTCAGCAAGGCGATCACGGACTCGCTGAACGTGACGGGCCAGCGTGCCGTCACCTCGTGGATCCGCTTCAACACCTTCGCGGGCGAGAAGGTGACGATGTCGATCGCCACGTCCTTCATCAGCGTGGCCCAGGCACAGTCCAACCTCGCGCAGGAGATCGGCACCAAGAGCTTCGACACCGTCAAGCAGGAAGCCCAAAGCGCCTGGGACAGCGTGCTGGGCAAGATTGAGGTGGAGGGCGCCACGGAGGATCAGAAGACCATCCTCTACTCCAACCTGTACCGGGCCTTCTTGTACCCGAACTCCGCCTGGGAGAACGTGGGCGGCACGCCCAGCTACGCCAGCCCGTACGCGAGCGGCCACCCGGTGAAGACCGGCAAGGTCTACGTCAACAACGGCTTCTGGGACACGTACCGGACCACCTGGCCGCTGTACACGCTGCTCATCCCCAACAAGACCGGCGAGATGCTCGACGGGTTCGTCAACGGCTACAAAGACGGAGGGTGGGTCACGCGCTGGTCCGCGCCCGGATACGCCAACATCATGGTGGGGACCAACTCGGACGTCATCTTCGCCGACGCCTACCTGAAGGGCGTGCGCAACTTCGACGTCCCCGCCGCGTACGACTCGATGCTGCGCAACGCGGCGACCTACAGCAGCGATCCGGCCCGGGGCCGCAAGGGCATGAACCGCTCCGTCTTCCTGGGCTACACTCCGCAAGACGTGGTGGGCGAGTCGACGTCCTGGTCCCTGGAGGGCTACCTCAATGACTTCGGCATCGCCCAGCTGGCCCAGGCCCTGGGCAAGACCGAAGACGCCCAGTACTACCTGAACCGCTCCCTGAACTACGTCAACCTCTTCTCGCCTTCCGTGGGGTTCTTCCGCGGCAAGAACGCGAACGGCACCTGGCGGACCTCCGACGCGGACTTCAAGGCGAACCGGTGGGGCTGCGAGTACACCGAGGGCAACGCGTGGCACTACAGCGTGCTCGCGCCCCAGGACGGCCTGGGGCTGGCCAACCTCTATTCGGGCAAGAGCGGCCTGGCCAACAAGATCGATGCCTTGTTCGCGGCGCCCCGCGACTACGACGTGGGCTGCTACGGCGGCGTCATCCACGAGATGAAGGAGGGGTACGACGTGAACATGGGGCAGTACGCCCACTCCAACCAGCCCGTGCACCACACGCTCTACATGTACAGCTACGCGGGCACCCCCTGGCGGATCCAGGAGCGTGTCCGGAACATCCTCAACACCCAGTACCAGTCGGGCCTCATCAACGGCGGGTACGGCTACCTGGGCGACGAGGACAACGGGGAGCTGTCGGCGTGGTACCTCTTCAGCGCGATGGGCTTCTACCCCGTCAGCATGGGCCGGCCGGAGTATGCGATCGGCGCGCCGTTCTTCACGAAGATGACCGTCCACCTGGAGAACGGGGCGAACCTCGTCATCAACGCCCCGAACGTCAGCGACACGAACCGCTACATCCAGAGCGTGACCCTGAACGGCCAGCCCTATACCCGGAACTACCTGCCGCACAGCGCGCTCGCGAACGGCGCCACGCTCCAGTTCACGATGGGCCCCTCGGCCACCAACTGGGGCTCGGCCAGCAGCGATCTGCCCCCCTCCATCACCACGGGCTCTTCCATCGCGCAGCCGCTGGCCGATGTCGCCCGGGGCGGCATGGTCTCCGCCAGCGCGGACAACGCGGCGAGCAGCGAGGGCGCCGCGCAGGGCTTCGACGACAACTCGCTGACGAAGTGGCTCGCCTTCCAGTCCACGCCGTGGATCCGCTACCAGCTCTCGGGCGGGGCCAAGACGGTCAAGATGTACACCCTGACGTCCGCCAATGACTTTCCAGGCAGGGATCCGAAGAGCTGGTCGCTTCAGGCCTCCAACGATGGCTCTTCCTGGGTCACCCTGGATACACGGACAGGACAGGACTTCCCGTGGCGATACCAGACACGCGCATTCGCGCTGAACAACAACACGCCCTACAGTCACTACCGGCTGCAGATCAACGAGACCCACGGCGACTCGATCACCCAGCTGGCGGAGATCGAGCTGCTCGGGAGGTAGTGCGGCCCGGCGTTCACCACCGCTTCTGTCTGAAAGTGAGGACCACGTGATGATTCGATCCACTGTCTTCCGGATGAGCTCCTCGGCCCTGCTGGCCGGTCTGATGCTCGTGGGGACGGGTTGCAAGAGTGAGAAGAAGTCCGAGACCGGCGGAGACACCGCCGCGAAACCGGCGGCCCCGCAGGAGCTGACCATTGCCCTGCTGCTGCCCGAGTCGAAGACGATGCGCTATGAGTCCTTCGACCGCCCGTACTTCGAGCAGAAGGTCCGGCAGCTGTGCTCGGAATGTAAGATCATCTACAGCAACGCGGACCAAGACGCATCCAAGCAACAGAACCAAGCCGAGGCGGCGCTGACCAATGGCGCCAAGGTGCTGGTGCTCGATCCCGTGGACTCCCTGTCGGTGGTCTCCGTCGTGGCCCGCGCCCGTCAGTCGAAGATCCCGGTCGTCAGCTACGACCGCCTGATCCTCAACGCGGACGTCGACTACTACATCTCGTTCGACAACGAGAAGATCGGCCAGCTCCAGGGCCAGGCGCTGGTCGACAAGCTCAAGGCGGACGGCAAGGACAAGGGCACCATCGTGGTGATCAATGGCTCGCCCACGGACAACAACGCGAAGCTTTACAAGAACGGCGCGCACAGCGTCATCGACGGGAGCGGCCTGGTGATCGGGGCCGAGTACGACACGCCGGACTGGAGCCCCGACAAGGCCCAGCAGCAGATGGAGCAGGCCATCACCAAGCTGGGCAAGAGCGCCATCGCCGGCGTGTACGCGGCCAACGATGGCATGGCGGGCGGCGCGATCGCCGCGATGAAGGCCGCGGGATTCAACCCGCTGCCCCCCGTCACCGGCCAGGACTCGGAGCTGGCCGCGATCCAGCGCGTCGTCGCCGGAGAGCAGTACATGACCATCTACAAGGCGATGAAGATGGAAGCCGAGGCGGCCGCCGAGGTGGCGGTGGCGCTCGCGCGGGGTGGCCAACCCTCCGCCGACAAGGTCAACGGCAAGGTCAACAACGGCATGAAGGACGTGCCCTCCATTCTTCTGACCGCGGGCACGGTCACCAAGGACAACGTGAAGAGCACGGTGGTGGCCGACGGGTTCTGGAAGGCCGAGCAGATCTGCGAGGGAGCCTACAAGGACGCCTGCGCGGCGGCGCAGGTTCAGTAGCCTCCGGGGGAGGAGCGCCGATGCGCCGCACCGGCGCTCTCCTCACCGCGCGGACGATGGGTCCATGAAGGTGTGCCGCTCCAGGTCGATGAAGAGGACGGCGAACGAGCGCACCTTGATGGCCAGGCTCTGCGCCATGAAGTTCAGGTCCGGGTCGTGGGGAGCCCGGTGGAGGGAATCCAGCACCTGCCAGTCCCCCTCCGTGAGCTTGCGCATGAGGAACTTCTCCCAGTTCTTCTGCGCATCCAGCGTGGGCATGGAGGGAATGCCCCCCTTGTCGAAGAACCGGGACAGCAGCCCATCGAGCACCTGGCGGGCATTGCCCTCGCTGAGCTGGAGACTCTGGAGCGAGGCCTTCATCTCCTGAGGGTTGCCCCCCAGGTGCTGCGAGAGCAGCGTTCCCCCCGTGCTGCGCCGCGCGGGCCAGTAAGCGTTCTGCGCCAGGGTCCTCGTCTGGCAGAACGCCTCCCTCACCACGGGCTTCAGCGAGGAGGGCACCCGGCTGGAAAAGGCCTCGAACGCATCGGCGATCTCCAGCCAGAACCGATCGATGAGCAGCGCGCCCTCGGCGACCCCCTGGGCCCGCTCTGGAATGCCCGCCAGGGCCAACGCCCAGTCTTTCGGATTCACCCGCCTGCCGTGCAAATCCCTCCGGGCGATGACCTTGGAGAGGTTGTCCAGCAACCGGATCTCCTGGAAGGGGAAGCCGAAGAGGGCCGCCACCCGCTCCAGCCTCGCCATGCCGTCCACCGCGAATCCGAACTCCTCGGACAGCCTGCCCCCCGAGGCCGCGCCGATGAGGCTGGAGGCAGCCTTCACATACGCGACAGCCACCTGGGGGGAGCCTCCCGTCCAGTCCGCCGCCACGAGCGGCAAGGCGCTCTTGAGGGCCCCCACCGCCTCCCGGGCCGCCACCACCTTGGGCGCATCTTCAGCCCGAGGCCTCACCATCCCCTCGAGCAGCACCCCCAAGGCCTTGAGGCTCCCAGGGAGCACGCCGCCCTTCATGGGCGTGCGGACAGGCCCCTTGGGCTCGGCGCGGGCATGAACGAGGCTCGCGGCCACGGAGCCAAGGAGCTTCCGCTCCGGCTCGGTGAAGAAAGCAAGCGCCTGCCGCAGTCCAATTTCAAACTTCCGCCGGTTCGCGTTCCACACTTCCAGGGATGCGCTCAACCCATTGCGCATGGCCACGAGCGCATGAAGCGCTTGCATCGCATCCTGAAGCAGCACCGGGCGAGAGCCGGGCGCGTAGCTCCCGGCCACGCGCTCGAGGGCGGAGTCCACATCACGCCTGTCCACGGGTCCCCAGCTCAGGCGCTCGACCACGGACATGAGCTGGGCACGGGCTTGCGCCTCTTCGAGTCTCTGAACAGCAGACAAGGCTGCCGCCCGAGCCTGGACGCGTAGAAACATGGACTCCCCCCCGGTAAAGCACTCCAACCAATTCTCTCGTGAATGGCCGCAGGTTGCGATGCCGTGAATCGCCGGTTCAACAGTTTCGCCTTGGCGTTTACATTCCCGTCATCTGAGGCGAGGCAATCCGCAGCAAGGGGGGCTCGGAGGCATAGAGCAACTTATAAGCGCTGTAGCTGCCCAGCACGCGCTTCACATACTCGCGTGTCTCCTCGAAGGCGATGTGCTCCACCCACTCGTCGAGCTCCGCCTGAGGCAGTGCCCGCTGCCAGCGCTCCACCGCCATGGGGCCCGCGTTGTAGGCGGCCACCGCGAAGGCTGGGTTGCCTCCGAAGCGCTTGAGCAGTTGGCCCAGGTAGGCAGAGCCCAACCGGACATTGTCGGCTGGCTGGAACAGCACCTGTTCCGACACCGCCGGGAGCTGGAGCGAGGCGGCCACTTCGCGCGCCGTGGCGGGCATGAGCTGCGCGAGCCCCAGCGCGCCGGTGGAGGAGCGCGCCCGGGGGTTGAACCGGCTCTCCTCGCGAATGAGCCCTTGCAGCAGATCCGGATCCACCCGGGCCGCCTTGGCCTGGCGCTCGATGATGGAGCGGTATGCGAGCGGCCAAGTGGCCTCCCAGATGGGCCGGGACGCGGGGCTCAAGGGCCCCCGCACCTCTTCATGAAGCGAGGTCCGGGCCACCCGGCGCGCGGCCCATCCCCGCCCGGAGCGCTGGAGAATCTGGAAGACCAGCCGCGCGGGCTCCTCCGACAGCGAGCGGTGGTCCACGGCGAGCAGTTCCTCCACCGCACCGGGGAGCCCCAGCCGGAGCAACTCCACGCCCGCGGCGAAGCGGGCATCCCGCTTGAGGGAGCCCAAGGACAGGGGCCAGAGCTCGGTGGGAACCTCGTCGATGGTTTCCACCGCCGCCGGGGCCTTCTGGAAGGGGGACTTGAACGCCGCCAGACGGTCCGGCGAGAGCGTCACGAGCCGCGAGCGGGCCAGCATCCCGTACCAGCTCGCCGGGCGCTCGGTGGCGATGCGCTCGTAAGCGCTCAGCGCGGGCTCCAGGTTCTTCTGGGACTCCAGCACCCTCGCCTGCCAGTACCGGGCTCTCCAGAGCGCCTCGTCCGTCCGCGCCACGAGCGGCAACTCCTCCACCGCCTGAAGCGACGCCAGCGCGGCCGCGGGAGCCCCTGCCCGCTGGTGAAGCCAGAACGCCCGGAAGAGGGCCTCGGAAGCGAAGTTTCCCGCCGGGTAGCGCCGAGCCACTTCCTCGTAGTGCGCCAGGGCCACCTCGGGCTGAAAGGTCCGCTGCTCGAGCCATGCCTCGAAGAAGAGGGCATCGTCGGCGTAGCCATGCTCCGGATAGTCCCGCGCCAGCGTGGCATAGGTGGAGATGGCGGTCTCCGGGTCCACCACGGACTGCGAGTAGCCCAGCACATAGAGCGCCTGGGGTCTGACCTCGGGCGAGTCGCACTGCTGCGCCACCGGCGTCAGCACCTGGATGGCCTGACGGTGCTTGCGCTCCTTGCGCAGGGCCCGGCCATAGGTCAGGTGCGCGCTGCACGCCAGCGGGTCCGGCAAGGCCACATGGGGCAGCACCCGGTCGATCAGCTCCATGGCGGAGACGTTGTGGTGCAGCTCCACGAGGGCCTCGCCCCGGCGCACCCGCCACTTGAGGGGCAGCGGCAGGCCCGCCAGCCGCCGCCGGGCATTCTCCGCCTCGCGCGACATGGGATGGGTGGCCCACACCTCCAGCAGCGCGCGGTGCTCCACGTTGTAGAGCCCCTGCTTGCGCGCCAGATCGCAGGTCTTCATCAGCGCCTTCATGCGCACGGCATCCGGCCCCCGGCTCTGGCGGCTCTGGATGAGTTCCTCGAGCGCCCCCAGCGCCCCGGTGACGTCGCGCTGGCGCTCGAGCACCCGCGCCAGACTGAAGCGCGCCTCGGGATACAAAGGAGAGCCCACGCTCACGGCGCGGTACTGCCCCGCCGCGAGCTCCCAGCGCCGCAGCCGCTCATAGGCCTGGGCCGACCGCAGCAGACAGTGCTCTCTCAGCGCCCCGTATGCGTCCGCCAGGACGGCGAACTCCTCGGCCGCGGCGGCGAAGTCCTTTCCCTGAAAGGCGCTCTGCGCGCTCAGGAAGCGAACCGGCAACGTGGGTTCCTCCCGCGCGAGGAGCGCCCGCACGCGGCGGTAGCGGCCCCGGCTGAACTCCGCCCGGGCCTGCGCCAGCGTTCCCTGTGAAAAGTGCGAGGTGAGCTGCTCCAGCCCGAAGGACTCTCCGGAGAGATCTCCGTCCGGGGGCTGCTCGGTGGGCGAGTCGAGCAATTGCTCCAGTTGCTCTTCCGAGAGCACCTCGCCCGTGGCCTCTTCCCCCGGCGCCTGAGCCCATGCCGGAAGCCCCGTCAGTGCCCCTGCGTAAACCAGGAGCACCATCACCGCGTCTCGACGACATTCGACCATGCCAGCTCCCGTGCGACCGAGTGGGGCTGACATGGATTGTCACGAACCGCGATCGGGGAACTGGCGCACCGCTCCTCGCGGACGCGCCCGTCTTCCAGATGATACCCCGGAGGGTCATGCCCCCGGGGCGGTGCACGAAAAGCGACGGGGCACGCACCGCGCCCACAAGGAGCTTCCGTGCGACGCGAGCGGCGCGAGTAGCGGTTGGGCCTACCTGCGCATCCTCACACCGTCACCCGACCACTCACTCCTCGGCGAAGGGCTGAATGGCCTGCGCGACGGCCAGCTCCTGCCGGGCCTCGCTCAGCTCCGAGTTCGTCGCGCGCAGCCGGTCCGACAACACCTGCACGAAGCTCCAGAGCATCTTCACCGCGAGGATGGACTCGCGCTTCATCAGGCTCATCAGGTCGGGCCGGGCAATCACCATCGTCCGCGTGGGCTCGGTAGCGCGCACCGTGGCCGAGCGGGGCGCATTGTCGATGAGCCCCATCTCTCCGAAGTGCCCTCCAGCGCGCAGCTCGGCGATCTCCACGCCGTTCTTCTCGATGACCACCCGGCCGCGAATGACGACGAACAACTCCTCGCCCGGCTGGCCCTCCACGACGATCTCCCGCCCCGCGGGGAACGTGCGCGTGGTGGCGATGGAGAGCACCGCCGTCTGCTCCTTGTAGGTGAGGTGCCGGAACAGGGGAATCTTGCGCAGCGCCTCCATGCGCGACTGCGCCTCGCTCGTCTCCTCACTGGCGACGGCGCCATCCCCGGCCACCTTCACCACCACGGCGGTGATGTTGTCCTTGCCACCCCGCTCGTTGGCCGTCTCGATGAGCCGCTTGGGCAGGTCCGCGATGGCCACCCCGGCGACCATGGGCAGCATCTCCTCGTCCTCCAGATAGCCGTGCAGGCCGTCCGAGCAGAGGATGAAGACGTCTCCGGGCGCCAGCTCCACGATGAGCGTGTCGACCTGGACAGACTCCTGGATGCCCACCGCGCGGGTGATGACGTTGCGGTACTGGGAGCTGGCCGCCTGCTCCTTGGTGATGGTGCCCGCCTTGAGCTGCGCGGCCACCAGGGTGTGGTCCTCGGTCAGGCGGTGACATTGGCCGTGCCGCACCAGGTACACCCGCGAATCTCCCACGTGGCCGATGACGCCCTTGTTGCCGCTGAGCGCCAGGCACACGAACGTGGTGCCCATGCCGCGCTTGGTCGCGTCCGCCATGGCCATCCGGTAGATGTCCGCGCACGCGCGCTGGATGGCCACTTCCATCAGGGCCGCGGCGGCCGCGCGACTGTCCTGGGAGGGGTTGCTCGCCAGATCCTTCAGAAGGTGCTTGTTCGCGGCGATGTGCTGCTTGACCGCCTCGGTGGCCCGCGCACTGGCGACCTCGCCCGCGGCGTGCCCCCCCATGCCGTCCGCGACGATGTACAGACCAAGCGCTGGGTCCACCAACATCGCATCTTCGTTGTGCTGGCGCTTCCGGCCGACGTCGGTCAAACCGAATGCTTCTGTGGTCAAGGCCAAAGCGGCGCTCTCCCGTGACTCCGAGGGGTTGCTCCGCACGTTACGCAGCCCACCAAAGGCCTTGCAAGGTTCCCCATCAGGTGGGGTGAAGGAACGCGGTCCATGCATCAGGGAAACAACCGGGGACAGTCCGGACACGAAGTAAAACAGGACCTTCCCAGGGCTCCGCCCCCCTCCCCTCCCCCA
Protein-coding sequences here:
- a CDS encoding transglycosylase SLT domain-containing protein; its protein translation is MVECRRDAVMVLLVYAGALTGLPAWAQAPGEEATGEVLSEEQLEQLLDSPTEQPPDGDLSGESFGLEQLTSHFSQGTLAQARAEFSRGRYRRVRALLAREEPTLPVRFLSAQSAFQGKDFAAAAEEFAVLADAYGALREHCLLRSAQAYERLRRWELAAGQYRAVSVGSPLYPEARFSLARVLERQRDVTGALGALEELIQSRQSRGPDAVRMKALMKTCDLARKQGLYNVEHRALLEVWATHPMSREAENARRRLAGLPLPLKWRVRRGEALVELHHNVSAMELIDRVLPHVALPDPLACSAHLTYGRALRKERKHRQAIQVLTPVAQQCDSPEVRPQALYVLGYSQSVVDPETAISTYATLARDYPEHGYADDALFFEAWLEQRTFQPEVALAHYEEVARRYPAGNFASEALFRAFWLHQRAGAPAAALASLQAVEELPLVARTDEALWRARYWQARVLESQKNLEPALSAYERIATERPASWYGMLARSRLVTLSPDRLAAFKSPFQKAPAAVETIDEVPTELWPLSLGSLKRDARFAAGVELLRLGLPGAVEELLAVDHRSLSEEPARLVFQILQRSGRGWAARRVARTSLHEEVRGPLSPASRPIWEATWPLAYRSIIERQAKAARVDPDLLQGLIREESRFNPRARSSTGALGLAQLMPATAREVAASLQLPAVSEQVLFQPADNVRLGSAYLGQLLKRFGGNPAFAVAAYNAGPMAVERWQRALPQAELDEWVEHIAFEETREYVKRVLGSYSAYKLLYASEPPLLRIASPQMTGM
- a CDS encoding sugar ABC transporter substrate-binding protein yields the protein MIRSTVFRMSSSALLAGLMLVGTGCKSEKKSETGGDTAAKPAAPQELTIALLLPESKTMRYESFDRPYFEQKVRQLCSECKIIYSNADQDASKQQNQAEAALTNGAKVLVLDPVDSLSVVSVVARARQSKIPVVSYDRLILNADVDYYISFDNEKIGQLQGQALVDKLKADGKDKGTIVVINGSPTDNNAKLYKNGAHSVIDGSGLVIGAEYDTPDWSPDKAQQQMEQAITKLGKSAIAGVYAANDGMAGGAIAAMKAAGFNPLPPVTGQDSELAAIQRVVAGEQYMTIYKAMKMEAEAAAEVAVALARGGQPSADKVNGKVNNGMKDVPSILLTAGTVTKDNVKSTVVADGFWKAEQICEGAYKDACAAAQVQ
- a CDS encoding carboxypeptidase regulatory-like domain-containing protein, with the translated sequence MRKWLFIGASSVLAVVCVALLWPSADPSSSRDVTSLPAPASRALPEFQSVEVSSGEAEGLTLTGRVLDPSGRPVSDAEVFLAASAQKTITSVRCDECGQALLACPAHESSLHALAFFEQQQGFLTPRATVRTDAEGKFRFDRLAGVSFSVWAKAPGFGAAMRERAAPGEAVELYLPALRTIHGQVVDDAGRPVPGARIHAVSRRTALPYEAKAAGEGLFTLDGLGEGPFYVLASAAGFLPAVAPQVEAGPQTVRLRLSPARTLEVRVTRDGAPAAATVRLKADHLARQARAEGAPARFTGLFPDEVVVTAEAGSLGSVPRIVTLDEAVTQVTLELEEAGRLFVTVVDEAGEPVPQPEVTLRTNKGEVIRHEKVQTGALVELGPLGVGDYTLVGHAEGFRDVELPARVKAGETSLELEMARATLISGQVMDEYGRPAPGVSVLVQPTGDAVLADADGHFSAQVPTPGLYELHAHHSEWGGGRLKVTAPASNVRLELEPAAAMEITVSAEGRRVEGADVVLWIESQGIFRSDRPSGPDGVVPMRGLPTGSYWMVASHPDYQPSDRQQVNVEDGQTLKLTAELRPGATLSGDVVDDQGAPVSGATLVVMPRGAEPAASDARGHFEIRALKPDRTYRLEARHPGYDQEAPVDGRPGGDPVKVVLKRRPLFRGRVLSDDGSPLKRFRLDEHDVSSPDGRFELALPTAGDRIIVSVEAAGHEPRMVDRPVTPDLGDLVLQRAPTLSGLVRDEGGAPTADAVVTCDVCDESVLSGPDGRFTLASPPYVAQYTVSARKSRLTATRVVPRDSPGQVELTLRPATRVSGTVFLPNGQAAAGFQLEGVNADRGEPVTIVTGPDGRYSVELSPGSYRFMLGSQREFAGEPALLVRIGGGEQRLDIGPAPGTAPLTVVLQPERGKALWVVAGELSSVGTPPTELLRSAYGQMIYQPRTERITLYGLPPGSYTLVWANFHSETPEGPILRTIRVPSSAEVSLIR
- a CDS encoding siderophore-interacting protein, whose translation is MASVKAIIGSALGRFVFHDASVVGIRDVAPRFRRVDLEGPALQGIRWEAGDKVQVFLPETGMRTYTPLSWDAQKGATAFLIYLHGEAPGAVWGRTLQQGTRVQFFGPRRSVSLGDSSAPLLFFGDETSFGVAHALKQAHAQRDLTCVFEVTRRADCAEALREFGFEDSDVERSAGDAHLAEVHERLKGVLQARKEARLVLTGKAQSIQALRARLRSEGLPSPTQVKAYWSVGKTGLD
- a CDS encoding GH92 family glycosyl hydrolase; translation: MLWPLWTPQALAATPPSDYVNALRGSNSGGAYSRGNTFPAAAVPFGFNFWTPMTDANSKSWIYDYTRSAIQAFTISHMPSPWMSDRQTFQVMPQSGAVTVDRAARGAAFSHANETAKAHHYSVKFNSGLQTEIAPTDHGASWQFTFPGTASYLLFDTADGIGGSISIDRTNGVVSGYTDHSTGWGPAPRMFFYAKFSKAITDSLNVTGQRAVTSWIRFNTFAGEKVTMSIATSFISVAQAQSNLAQEIGTKSFDTVKQEAQSAWDSVLGKIEVEGATEDQKTILYSNLYRAFLYPNSAWENVGGTPSYASPYASGHPVKTGKVYVNNGFWDTYRTTWPLYTLLIPNKTGEMLDGFVNGYKDGGWVTRWSAPGYANIMVGTNSDVIFADAYLKGVRNFDVPAAYDSMLRNAATYSSDPARGRKGMNRSVFLGYTPQDVVGESTSWSLEGYLNDFGIAQLAQALGKTEDAQYYLNRSLNYVNLFSPSVGFFRGKNANGTWRTSDADFKANRWGCEYTEGNAWHYSVLAPQDGLGLANLYSGKSGLANKIDALFAAPRDYDVGCYGGVIHEMKEGYDVNMGQYAHSNQPVHHTLYMYSYAGTPWRIQERVRNILNTQYQSGLINGGYGYLGDEDNGELSAWYLFSAMGFYPVSMGRPEYAIGAPFFTKMTVHLENGANLVINAPNVSDTNRYIQSVTLNGQPYTRNYLPHSALANGATLQFTMGPSATNWGSASSDLPPSITTGSSIAQPLADVARGGMVSASADNAASSEGAAQGFDDNSLTKWLAFQSTPWIRYQLSGGAKTVKMYTLTSANDFPGRDPKSWSLQASNDGSSWVTLDTRTGQDFPWRYQTRAFALNNNTPYSHYRLQINETHGDSITQLAEIELLGR